In one Lysobacter alkalisoli genomic region, the following are encoded:
- a CDS encoding heme biosynthesis protein HemY, giving the protein MNLFRSLLFWIVLALLGALVAQLMAQDPGLVMVSFGDWTYRKSLSYTLVLVLAVAALLWLAWRLLRAPFVMLRRRRRKAARARLIDGLQAVHLGHWSRAEKLLAEAADNRETGPIARIAAAHASTGRGDAEAARAHLVPLAESHPAAFAVATAELALADARPADALEALDAAAAQPLPPRGLALRAETLAALGRAGDAYGLLGALRQQQALPSSRLQVLEARWAEAGLREAADANVLADRWEALPKALRSDPAAVAAYAERAATLRWEDAAARSIEQALDTRWSDDLADLYGRLPIGRLDARLENAARWLQAHPASPGLLLTLARLHRTRGQWTQAEGFLHRALAQGGNAEAWEELGNGFAQAGDDARARQCYANALRVGRGEAPVEIPGRDLKQKIFDQAAIEERDEHGLPRLRG; this is encoded by the coding sequence ATGAACCTGTTCCGCAGCCTGCTGTTCTGGATCGTCCTGGCCCTGCTTGGGGCCCTGGTCGCCCAGTTGATGGCGCAGGATCCGGGGCTGGTGATGGTCAGCTTCGGAGACTGGACCTACCGCAAGTCGCTGTCCTACACGCTGGTGCTGGTGCTGGCGGTGGCGGCGCTGCTGTGGCTGGCCTGGCGCCTGCTCCGCGCACCGTTCGTGATGCTGCGCCGGCGCCGCCGCAAGGCCGCTCGCGCGCGCCTGATCGACGGTCTGCAGGCGGTCCACCTGGGCCACTGGAGCCGCGCCGAAAAGCTGCTGGCCGAAGCCGCCGACAACCGCGAAACCGGTCCCATTGCCCGCATCGCCGCCGCCCACGCCAGCACCGGCCGTGGCGATGCCGAAGCCGCCCGCGCCCACCTCGTCCCGCTGGCCGAAAGCCACCCGGCCGCCTTTGCCGTGGCCACCGCCGAACTGGCGCTGGCCGATGCCCGCCCCGCCGATGCACTCGAGGCCCTCGATGCGGCGGCGGCGCAACCGCTGCCGCCACGCGGCCTTGCCCTGCGTGCCGAGACACTGGCCGCGCTGGGTCGCGCCGGCGATGCCTATGGACTTCTCGGTGCGCTGCGCCAGCAGCAGGCGCTGCCCTCCAGTCGCCTGCAGGTGCTGGAAGCGCGCTGGGCCGAGGCCGGCCTGCGCGAGGCTGCCGATGCCAACGTCCTCGCCGACCGCTGGGAAGCATTGCCCAAGGCCCTGCGCAGCGACCCGGCCGCTGTCGCCGCCTATGCCGAACGCGCCGCCACCCTGCGCTGGGAAGACGCTGCCGCGCGCAGCATCGAACAGGCACTCGATACGCGCTGGAGCGACGATCTGGCCGACCTCTACGGCCGTCTGCCGATCGGCCGCCTCGATGCCCGGCTCGAGAACGCCGCGCGCTGGCTGCAGGCGCACCCGGCCAGCCCGGGCCTGCTGCTGACCCTGGCCCGCCTGCACCGCACGCGTGGCCAGTGGACCCAGGCCGAGGGCTTCCTGCACCGCGCGCTCGCCCAGGGCGGCAATGCCGAGGCCTGGGAAGAACTTGGGAACGGCTTCGCCCAGGCCGGCGACGACGCCCGCGCGCGCCAGTGCTACGCCAACGCGTTGCGCGTCGGCCGCGGCGAGGCGCCGGTCGAGATTCCCGGCCGCGACCTCAAGCAGAAGATCTTCGACCAGGCCGCGATCGAGGAACGCGACGAGCACGGGCTGCCGCGACTGCGCGGCTGA
- a CDS encoding acetyl-CoA C-acetyltransferase produces the protein MRQARPVAVLGGVRIPFCRQNTAYADVGNLGMSVRTLGALVEKFGLHGQQLGEVAMGAVIKHSSDWNLGREAALSSGLSSLTPGITLQRACGTSLDSIITVANKIAVGQIEAGIGGGSDTTSDVPIVYGRRLRRRLLEANAARDFKGKLAAFKGFSLRELKPEFPGVAEPRTGKSMGEHCEDMAKQWSISRDSQDEWALSSHQKLAAAYERGFFDDLVVSFRGVSRDNILRADSTLEKLATLKPAFDRTSGRGTLTAANSTPLTDGAAACLLASEEWAEKHGHEVLCHLRDAHVAAVDFVHGEGLLMAPTVAVPEMLARNGLTLQDFDFYEIHEAFAAQVLCTLRAWESEEYCKSRLGLDAAMGRIDPAKINPNGSSLATGHPFAATGARIVAAAAKELKARGGGRCLISICTAGGMGVVAILER, from the coding sequence ATGCGTCAAGCCCGTCCCGTCGCCGTGCTCGGTGGCGTCCGCATTCCGTTCTGCCGCCAGAACACCGCCTATGCGGATGTCGGCAACCTTGGCATGTCGGTGCGCACGCTCGGTGCCCTGGTCGAGAAGTTCGGCCTGCACGGGCAGCAGCTGGGCGAGGTGGCGATGGGCGCGGTGATCAAGCACAGCAGCGACTGGAACCTCGGCCGCGAGGCGGCGCTGTCGTCGGGGCTGTCGTCGCTGACCCCGGGCATCACCCTGCAGCGTGCCTGCGGCACTTCGCTGGATTCGATCATCACCGTCGCCAACAAGATCGCCGTTGGCCAGATCGAGGCCGGCATCGGCGGCGGTTCGGACACCACATCGGACGTGCCGATTGTGTACGGCAGGAGGCTGCGCCGGCGCCTGCTGGAAGCCAATGCCGCACGCGACTTCAAGGGCAAGCTGGCCGCGTTCAAGGGCTTCTCGCTGCGTGAACTCAAGCCCGAATTCCCCGGTGTCGCCGAGCCGCGCACCGGCAAGAGCATGGGCGAACACTGCGAGGACATGGCCAAGCAGTGGAGCATCAGCCGCGATTCGCAGGACGAGTGGGCACTGTCCTCGCACCAGAAGCTGGCCGCGGCCTACGAGCGAGGTTTCTTCGACGATCTGGTGGTCAGCTTCCGCGGCGTCTCGCGCGACAATATCCTGCGCGCGGATTCCACTCTGGAAAAACTCGCCACGCTGAAGCCGGCGTTCGACAGAACCTCCGGCCGCGGCACCCTGACTGCCGCCAACTCGACCCCGCTCACCGACGGTGCCGCTGCCTGCCTGCTGGCATCCGAGGAGTGGGCCGAGAAGCACGGCCATGAGGTGCTGTGCCATCTGCGCGACGCGCACGTGGCTGCGGTCGACTTCGTCCACGGCGAGGGTCTGCTGATGGCGCCGACCGTGGCGGTGCCGGAAATGCTCGCCCGCAACGGCCTGACCCTGCAGGACTTCGATTTCTACGAGATCCATGAGGCTTTCGCTGCGCAGGTGCTGTGCACCCTGCGTGCGTGGGAGAGCGAGGAATACTGCAAGTCGCGTCTTGGCCTGGATGCGGCGATGGGGCGCATCGATCCGGCGAAGATCAACCCCAACGGTTCCTCGCTCGCCACCGGCCACCCGTTCGCCGCCACCGGTGCGCGCATCGTTGCCGCCGCGGCGAAGGAACTGAAGGCACGCGGCGGCGGCCGCTGCCTGATCTCGATCTGCACCGCCGGCGGCATGGGCGTGGTGGCGATCCTGGAGCGCTGA
- a CDS encoding BTAD domain-containing putative transcriptional regulator, with product MNQPPIAKLSAPRTAHLVRRPRIVAAIDSALQGGICWIATPAGYGKTTALADYLGKPARPNVWYRVDESDQDIASFFHYLAQAPRQSDGTRPMPVFGPEYADQPEAFARRAFRSWFDTLRDGTVLVLDDLHCADTPAFRHVLATLLRELPDTLHCVCLSRTLPPSELNDLMLAGRIAVLDQPALEFTHEEACALISARTTATSETVDVSVAGGWAAGLVLLTQHDLLARLQVRNIGTSAARGREAAVFEALGQMLFDTLAPAEQDLLLQLGMVPEIPPDLVAALVGTEQAHASLERLHQLQLLVATGDSDRLVFQMHDLLRGFLQARLAEKLQGEDLARLGGQIAELLDRSGHPEDAIDLALRVQAWPLAHRFILDRAAIVLAQGRRATLIDWCARLPESELDAWLYYWLGVAHTTDDAAAETWLARAWERFVELGDLHGQTLTAARAVLIKTDSWRTHAGLPAWTRRALRLAGQDLPPLQGDEELLVLAGLVRAFDFAEQYRSEADAVKRLEQRLLQRLLQPQADDSNTLRMLASGVLVQRAGSTAQADLFSQAVDAIGDVLNDENVPPMVRGLWLVDFGTVSGRYFPYARRGFPYADAEQALHAAITIGEHEQLRSVEFGAIYHLQVLTKLRNDFAEFERLVDRLTRIADSRYSTQTDVVADCQVALHTRRGDLPEAYRACERCMAAVEAANEPPIERWPHYITHYQVLLADSREREAASLLQEHLPQFDGGVRQRTEAAIALAHALQARSRGDTDAYGELLRNAMARLRATDWTAVLINLPELLAEVCADALAQEVEPEFVRSLIARRRLQPPLERPSHWPWTLRVQVLGEFRLQLDGAPLAFGTRSPPRMLDILRVLAVAPGHTCAVEKLHDWLWPEAEGDRAKAACDQALHRLRKALGRADLVLLREGKLSLAREAVWVDLADWEHKLAQALSPASPGAADSRSRESALEHVFRAFTGPLLQHERASEWSIPAAERTRSKLIGLALELGRCREARNMPAEAQSLYLHALDFYPASTRLFEALIRARLAADDSAGALAAYARYERVRQTALDTPASAAIRRMVAPLLA from the coding sequence GTGAATCAACCGCCGATCGCCAAGCTTTCAGCGCCACGCACGGCCCATCTTGTCCGGCGCCCACGGATTGTCGCTGCGATCGATTCCGCCCTGCAGGGCGGAATCTGCTGGATCGCGACACCGGCGGGCTACGGCAAGACCACGGCGCTGGCCGATTACCTGGGCAAACCCGCACGACCGAATGTCTGGTACCGCGTCGACGAGAGCGACCAGGACATCGCCAGCTTCTTCCACTACCTGGCCCAGGCTCCCCGGCAGAGTGATGGCACGCGGCCCATGCCGGTCTTCGGCCCGGAGTATGCCGACCAGCCCGAAGCCTTCGCGAGACGCGCCTTCCGCAGCTGGTTCGACACGCTGCGCGACGGCACCGTCCTGGTCCTGGACGACCTGCACTGCGCCGACACTCCCGCATTTCGCCATGTGCTGGCGACGCTGCTACGCGAGCTGCCGGACACGCTGCACTGTGTCTGCCTGTCGCGCACCCTCCCCCCCTCCGAACTGAACGACCTGATGCTGGCTGGCCGGATCGCCGTGCTCGACCAGCCGGCGCTCGAGTTCACCCACGAGGAGGCATGCGCCCTGATCAGCGCTCGCACGACCGCGACGTCGGAGACAGTGGATGTCTCCGTGGCTGGCGGCTGGGCGGCGGGGCTGGTCCTGCTGACCCAGCACGACCTGCTTGCCCGCCTGCAGGTTCGCAACATCGGCACCTCGGCTGCACGCGGCAGGGAGGCTGCCGTCTTTGAAGCGCTCGGGCAGATGCTGTTCGACACCCTGGCTCCTGCGGAGCAGGACCTGCTGTTGCAATTGGGCATGGTCCCCGAGATACCGCCGGACCTGGTCGCGGCGTTGGTGGGAACCGAGCAGGCGCATGCTTCCCTGGAGCGCCTGCATCAGCTGCAACTGCTGGTGGCTACTGGCGACTCGGACCGACTGGTTTTCCAGATGCACGATCTGCTGCGTGGATTCCTGCAGGCCCGGCTTGCCGAGAAGCTGCAGGGCGAAGACCTGGCCCGGCTCGGCGGGCAGATCGCCGAACTGCTCGACAGGTCCGGCCATCCGGAAGATGCCATCGATCTGGCGCTGCGCGTCCAGGCATGGCCGCTCGCACATCGGTTCATCCTGGACCGGGCCGCCATCGTCCTGGCCCAGGGCCGGCGGGCCACCCTGATCGACTGGTGCGCGCGATTGCCGGAGTCCGAACTCGATGCCTGGCTCTACTATTGGCTGGGCGTGGCCCACACAACCGACGACGCCGCGGCGGAGACCTGGCTGGCGCGCGCATGGGAGCGCTTCGTCGAGCTGGGCGATCTTCATGGCCAGACGCTCACGGCGGCGCGCGCCGTGCTGATCAAGACCGACAGCTGGCGCACCCACGCCGGCCTTCCCGCCTGGACCCGGCGCGCGCTGCGACTGGCCGGGCAGGACCTGCCACCGCTGCAGGGCGATGAGGAACTGCTGGTCCTGGCGGGGCTGGTGCGTGCCTTCGATTTCGCCGAGCAGTACCGCAGCGAAGCCGACGCGGTGAAGCGACTGGAGCAGCGCCTGCTGCAACGGCTGTTGCAGCCGCAGGCGGATGACTCGAACACCCTGCGCATGCTGGCCAGCGGCGTGCTGGTGCAGCGTGCTGGCTCGACCGCACAGGCCGACCTGTTCTCGCAGGCCGTGGACGCCATCGGCGACGTGCTGAACGATGAGAACGTCCCACCGATGGTGCGCGGCCTGTGGCTGGTGGACTTCGGCACGGTCAGTGGCCGCTACTTCCCGTATGCGCGTCGTGGCTTCCCGTATGCAGACGCGGAGCAGGCGCTGCATGCGGCGATCACCATTGGCGAACACGAACAGCTACGCAGCGTGGAGTTCGGTGCGATCTACCATCTCCAGGTGCTGACGAAGCTTCGCAACGATTTCGCGGAGTTCGAGCGCCTGGTCGATCGCCTGACCCGGATCGCAGACAGCCGCTACAGCACCCAGACGGATGTCGTAGCCGATTGCCAGGTCGCACTGCATACCCGGCGCGGGGACCTGCCCGAAGCTTATCGGGCCTGCGAGCGTTGCATGGCCGCGGTGGAAGCAGCCAACGAACCGCCGATCGAACGCTGGCCCCACTACATCACCCACTACCAGGTGCTGTTGGCCGACAGCCGTGAACGGGAGGCAGCAAGCCTGCTTCAGGAGCACCTGCCGCAGTTCGATGGCGGCGTCAGGCAGCGGACCGAAGCGGCCATCGCCCTGGCTCATGCACTGCAAGCCAGATCCAGAGGGGACACCGACGCCTACGGCGAGTTGTTGCGCAATGCCATGGCCCGGCTGCGAGCCACGGACTGGACCGCCGTGCTGATCAATCTTCCGGAACTGCTGGCCGAGGTGTGTGCCGATGCGCTTGCGCAGGAGGTCGAGCCCGAATTCGTCCGCAGCTTGATCGCGCGCCGCAGGCTGCAGCCCCCGCTGGAGCGGCCATCGCACTGGCCATGGACGTTGCGCGTGCAGGTGCTGGGTGAGTTCCGGCTACAGCTCGACGGTGCCCCGCTCGCATTCGGTACCCGCTCTCCGCCGCGCATGCTCGACATTCTTCGCGTGCTGGCTGTCGCTCCCGGACACACCTGTGCGGTCGAGAAGCTCCATGACTGGCTCTGGCCGGAGGCTGAGGGCGACCGCGCCAAGGCCGCCTGCGACCAGGCCCTGCATCGGCTGCGCAAGGCGCTGGGACGCGCCGACCTGGTATTGCTTCGCGAAGGAAAACTCAGCCTGGCGCGCGAGGCGGTATGGGTGGATCTGGCCGACTGGGAACACAAGCTCGCCCAGGCACTGTCCCCCGCGTCACCGGGAGCGGCCGACTCGAGGTCCAGGGAGTCCGCGCTGGAGCACGTGTTCCGCGCGTTCACCGGCCCGCTGCTGCAACACGAGCGCGCCAGCGAATGGTCGATCCCCGCGGCCGAACGTACCCGCAGCAAGCTGATCGGCCTGGCGCTGGAACTGGGTC